AAGATTATAAACGCAAGACGTGCAAAAGGTAGAAGAATATTGGCGGCTTAAGTAAATTTGGTTCCATAAGCGAATCAAAGGAATTTTTGACGGTTTATAAAGAGGCGAACAAGTGGTATTGCGATTGTTGTACCATATTTTATAAACCTTCAAACGAGCCCAAACTAGCTATAGTGGCTAGCAAAAAAGTTGGTAAAGCTGTGGTTCGTAATCGTTGTAAAAGGCTATTGCGAGCAGTTTTTAATCAAATTCATAATGAGCTTGAAGACGGTGTTTATGTGGTTATTGTTAAGGCGGGACTTGAGCAGATCCCTTATTTAAAGATTCAGAAAAATATATCTTGGGCTTTAAAAAAGCTTGGATGCTTAAAGCAATAAAAATAACGATGAGAGAGGCAATGATATCTTTAATCAAATTTTATCAGCGTTATATTTCTAAATTTACCCCAAAGTCATGTCGATACTATCCCACATGCTCCGAATATGCCATCTGGCAGTTTCAAAACAATAAATTTTTTTTAGCTTTTTTAGCTACTATTATTAGAATTCTTCGTTGCAATCAGCTATTTAAAGGTGGTATAGATTACCCTGTTATTTATAAAAAATTTAGCTCTTTTTCAATTTTTTACCAAAACGTTAGACCTAATATAAATTTTTGGTTTATCCCATATAAAGAGAATAAATTTTATGTTATAAAAGTCTTAGATTCGTTAAAGGAAAAATAGTGTTAGATAAACTATCTGTTCAAAAGAGAGTTATTTTGGCTACGGTCATCT
The Campylobacter sp. RM16189 genome window above contains:
- the rnpA gene encoding ribonuclease P protein component, with translation MSESKEFLTVYKEANKWYCDCCTIFYKPSNEPKLAIVASKKVGKAVVRNRCKRLLRAVFNQIHNELEDGVYVVIVKAGLEQIPYLKIQKNISWALKKLGCLKQ
- the yidD gene encoding membrane protein insertion efficiency factor YidD, with amino-acid sequence MREAMISLIKFYQRYISKFTPKSCRYYPTCSEYAIWQFQNNKFFLAFLATIIRILRCNQLFKGGIDYPVIYKKFSSFSIFYQNVRPNINFWFIPYKENKFYVIKVLDSLKEK